The Agelaius phoeniceus isolate bAgePho1 chromosome 26, bAgePho1.hap1, whole genome shotgun sequence genome has a window encoding:
- the SOCS7 gene encoding suppressor of cytokine signaling 7, with product MQRDGDAAAAAAASYRVLSRLLGYGTGPEAGAAGGAGAGAGAAGAGPGGGGRLPGAGPALRSPRPQLMVFRNAAAEGRPGEDCGPAAAAAAAAGRGVPGGGGAELCPRHRCALEPKAAAGWGAAAQSGLELQLAALGLRPPGLGAKGAAGAAGTPCPCLGPPAGEETSDALLVLEALEPDEAGSGSEDEPGSPGRGAARAAGRAAAPGPAQPPAGTGTGPGGRKGSLRIRLSRLFRTKSCSGGSATGDAASAAASAGSLTDVCGARGREQEPGRKHRLTRTQSAFSPVVFSPLFTGETVSLVDVDISQRGLSSPHPPTPPPPPRRSLSLLDDISGTLPPAVLVGPMGSSLQSFPLPPPPPPHAPDAFPRIVPLRPPEAPGQPPPPHLQCPLARPDPSSFAASLRELEKCGWYWGPMNWEDAEMKLKGKPDGSFLVRDSSDPRYILSLSFRSQGITHHTRMEHYRGTFSLWCHPKFEDRCQSVVEFIKRAIMHSKNGKFLYFLRSRVPGLPPTPVQLLYPVSRFSNVKSLQHLCRFRIRQLVRIDHIPELPLPKPLISYIRKFYYYDPQEEQYLSLKEAQLISRQKQEPESST from the exons ATGCAGCGCGACGGGGAtgcggcggcggccgccgcggcCTCGTACCGGGTGCTCAGCCGGCTGCTGGGCTATGGCACCGGGCCGGAggcgggcgcggcgggcggcgccggtgccggtgccggcgcggcgggcgcggggcccggcggcggggggcggctgccgggggccgggccggcgctGCGCAGCCCGCGGCCGCAGCTGATGGTTTTCCGCAACGCGGCGGCCGAGGGCCGGCCCGGCGAGGACTgcggcccggcggcggcggcggcggcggcggcgggcaggggggtcccggggggcggcggggccgagcTGTGCCCGCGGCACCGCTGCGCGCTGGAGCCCAAAGCGGCGGCGGGCTGGGGAGCGGCGGCGCAGAgcgggctggagctgcagctggcggcgctggggctgcgcccgccggggctgggggcgaagggggcggcgggcgcggcgggcACCCCCTGCCCGTGCCTCGGGCCGCCCGCCGGCGAGGAAACCAGCGATGCGCTGCTGGTGCTCGAGGCGCTGGAGCCCGACGAGGCCGGCAGCGGCTCCGAGGACGAGCCGGGGTCCCCcgggcgcggggccgcccgTGCCGCCGGCAGAGCGGCAGCCCCGGGCCCTGCACAGCCGCCcgcgggcaccggcaccggcccCGGCGGCAGGAAGGGCTCGCTCCGCATCCGCCTCAGCCGCCTCTTCCGCACCAAGAGCTGCAGCGGCGGCTCGGCCACCGgggacgccgccagcgccgccgcctccgccggGAGCCTCACGGATGTGTGCGGGGCCCGCGGCCGGGAGCAGGAGCCGGGCAG GAAACACAGACTGACAAGAACCCAAAGTGCCTTTTCCCCGGTTGTGTTCAGCCCCCTCTTCACAG GTGAGACGGTGTCACTGGTGGACGTGGACATTTCCCAGCGAGGGCTCAGCTCCCCTCACCCTCCGACccctccgccgccgccccgccggagcCTCAGCCTGCTGG ATGACATCAGTGGGACGCTGCCTCCGGCTGTGCTTGTGGGGCCCATGGGCTCTTCCCTGCAATCCTTCCCTCTGCCTCCGCCTCCTCCGCCCCACGCCCCAG ACGCCTTTCCCCGGATCGTGCCCCTGCGTCCCCCCGAGGCCCCGGGCCAGCCGCCCCCGCCgcacctgcagtgtcccctggCCCGGCCTGACCCCAGCAGCTTCGCCGCcagcctgagggagctggagaag TGCGGGTGGTACTGGGGCCCCATGAACTGGGAGGACGCCGAGATGAAGCTGAAGGGGAAACCGGACGGGTCCTTCCTGGTGCGGGACAGCTCCGACCCCCGCTACATCCTGAGCCTGAGCTTCCGCTCGCAGGGCATCACGCACCACACCCGCATGGAGCACTACCGAG ggaccttcagcCTGTGGTGCCACCCCAAGTTCGAGGACCGCTGCCAGTCCGTGGTGGAGTTCATCAAGAGGGCGATCATGCACTCCAAAAACGGGAAATTCCTCTACTTCCTGCGCTCCCGGGTCCCAG gtCTCCCTCCGACGCCCGTCCAGCTCCTGTACCCCGTCTCCAGGTTCAGCAACGTCAAATCCCTGCAGCACCTTTGCCGCTTCCGGATCCGGCAGCTGGTCCGGATCGACCACATTCCCGAGCTCCCGCTGCCCAA GCCCCTGATCTCCTACATCCGCAAGTTCTACTACTACGACCCGCAGGAGGAGCAGTACCTGTCCCTCAAGGAGGCGCAGCTCATCTCCCGACAGAAGCAGGAGCCCGAATCCTCCACGTAG